A single window of Archangium lipolyticum DNA harbors:
- a CDS encoding two-component system sensor histidine kinase NtrB, with product MPGLGSRALGPLGLATLGLVGALAATLALHRAGSTALEQSLDARLRGAGESAALLLGDAPPTSERLEALMHANALDGVYVVDRKLAVPADATGPARRRVDLLRTDPEGVETALAGQTRVGPGYALGDLQVTVGYFPVRGAGGQVESVLVLEAGRAFSSARETLRHALWGGVALSAVGALALALVAARWLRDERARHEAAAKAVRGEVLAKMAAMAAHEIRNPLGVIRGTVELMRERSGAKLSERDKEALEDVLGEVERLRRLTEDLLDLSADRPLAAQRVVLSEVLEEAARATEAAFPAVKVRRSFAELPPVEGDAGRLRQVFANLLQNAAQAQVEGEVRLAAEADGSAVRVRVEDDGPGVPPEVRERLFDLFVTGKANGTGLGLALCRRLVERHGGSVALVPEQRQGSTFEVRLPAVR from the coding sequence ATGCCGGGGCTCGGCTCGCGTGCGCTGGGGCCGCTGGGGCTCGCGACGCTCGGGCTGGTGGGGGCGCTCGCGGCGACCCTGGCGCTCCACCGCGCGGGCAGCACGGCGCTGGAGCAGTCGCTGGACGCGCGGCTGCGGGGCGCGGGTGAGTCCGCGGCGCTGCTGCTGGGAGACGCGCCGCCCACGTCCGAGCGGTTGGAGGCGCTGATGCACGCCAACGCGCTGGATGGCGTGTACGTGGTGGACCGGAAGCTGGCGGTGCCCGCGGACGCGACGGGGCCGGCGCGGCGGCGGGTGGACCTGCTGCGCACGGACCCGGAGGGCGTGGAGACGGCGCTCGCGGGACAGACGCGGGTGGGGCCGGGCTACGCGCTGGGAGACCTCCAGGTGACGGTGGGCTACTTCCCGGTGCGCGGGGCCGGAGGGCAGGTGGAGTCGGTGCTGGTGCTGGAGGCGGGGCGGGCCTTCTCGAGCGCACGCGAGACGCTGCGGCATGCGCTGTGGGGCGGCGTGGCGCTCTCGGCGGTGGGCGCGCTGGCGCTGGCGCTGGTGGCGGCGAGGTGGCTGCGGGACGAGCGGGCGCGGCACGAGGCGGCGGCGAAGGCGGTGCGCGGCGAGGTGCTGGCGAAGATGGCGGCGATGGCGGCGCATGAAATCCGCAACCCGCTGGGCGTCATCCGCGGCACGGTGGAGCTGATGCGCGAGCGCAGCGGGGCGAAGCTGTCGGAGCGGGACAAGGAGGCGCTGGAGGACGTGCTGGGCGAGGTGGAGCGGCTGCGCCGGCTGACGGAGGACCTGCTGGACCTGAGCGCGGACCGGCCGCTGGCGGCGCAGCGGGTGGTGTTGTCGGAGGTCTTGGAGGAGGCGGCGAGGGCCACGGAGGCGGCGTTCCCGGCCGTGAAGGTGCGCCGGAGCTTCGCGGAGCTGCCGCCGGTGGAGGGGGATGCGGGGAGGCTGAGACAGGTGTTCGCCAACCTGCTGCAGAACGCGGCGCAGGCGCAGGTGGAGGGCGAGGTGCGGCTGGCGGCGGAGGCGGACGGGAGCGCGGTGCGGGTGCGCGTGGAGGATGACGGGCCGGGAGTGCCGCCGGAGGTGCGCGAGCGGCTCTTCGACCTCTTCGTCACGGGGAAGGCGAACGGGACGGGGCTGGGTCTGGCGCTGTGCCGCCGGCTGGTGGAGCGGCACGGAGGCTCGGTGGCACTGGTCCCCGAGCAGCGTCAGGGCAGCACCTTCGAGGTGCGACTGCCAGCGGTGCGGTAG
- a CDS encoding DUF779 domain-containing protein codes for MTVDRVSVTPAAEALLRKMQGIHGPLLFHQSGGCCDGSAPMCFPRGEFRVGQEDVFLGTIVDTPFYISGPQFEYWQHTHLTIDVVKGRGSGFSVEAPEGVRFLIRSRVFTDDEHYTLQKAGPPPRGPQHG; via the coding sequence ATGACCGTGGATCGCGTCTCCGTCACACCCGCCGCCGAGGCCCTGCTGCGCAAGATGCAGGGCATTCACGGCCCGCTGCTCTTCCACCAGTCGGGAGGGTGCTGCGACGGCAGCGCGCCGATGTGCTTCCCGAGGGGCGAGTTCCGGGTGGGCCAGGAGGACGTGTTCCTCGGCACCATCGTGGACACGCCCTTCTACATCAGCGGTCCGCAGTTCGAATACTGGCAGCACACGCACCTGACGATCGACGTGGTGAAGGGGCGCGGGAGCGGCTTCTCGGTGGAGGCGCCCGAGGGCGTGCGCTTCCTCATCCGCTCGCGCGTCTTCACCGATGACGAGCACTACACGCTCCAGAAGGCGGGCCCGCCTCCTCGCGGGCCCCAACACGGCTGA
- the adh gene encoding aldehyde dehydrogenase, which yields MSSTVYEAPGQKGSKVQYLPRYGNYIGGEFVPPVKGQYFENITPVTGKPFCEVPRSTAEDVEKALDAAHKAKAAWGRTSPTARADILNKIADRMQANLEMLAVSETWDNGKPIRETLAADLPLAIDHFRYFAGCLRAQEGSLSELDEHTVAYHFHEPLGVVAQIIPWNFPLLMAAWKLAPALAAGNCVVLKPAEQTPVTILKFAELVGDLLPPGVLNIVNGFGIEAGKPLASNKRIAKVAFTGETTTGRLIMQYASENLIPVTLELGGKSPNIFFADVFSQNDEFAQKALEGFAMFALNQGEVCTCPSRALVQERFYEEFMQKAIERTRRIVQGNPLDTATMIGAQASNDQLEKILSYIDIGKQEGAKVLTGGRRASLSGALAEGYYVEPTIFEGHNKMRIFQEEIFGPVVSVTKFKDAEDALAMANETLYGLGAGVWSRDTHTAYRMGRGIQAGRVWVNCYHLYPAHAAFGGYKQSGIGRETHKMMLSHYQQTKNMLVSYDPKPMGFF from the coding sequence ATGTCGTCGACCGTCTACGAAGCTCCGGGTCAGAAGGGCAGCAAGGTGCAGTACCTCCCCCGTTACGGGAACTACATCGGCGGGGAGTTCGTGCCGCCCGTGAAGGGGCAGTACTTCGAGAACATCACCCCGGTGACGGGCAAGCCGTTCTGTGAGGTGCCTCGCTCCACCGCCGAGGACGTCGAGAAGGCGCTCGATGCCGCGCACAAGGCCAAGGCCGCCTGGGGCCGCACCTCGCCCACCGCGCGCGCGGACATCCTCAACAAGATCGCCGACCGGATGCAGGCCAACCTGGAGATGCTCGCCGTCTCCGAGACGTGGGACAACGGCAAGCCCATCCGCGAGACGCTCGCCGCGGACCTGCCGCTGGCCATCGACCACTTCCGCTACTTCGCCGGCTGCCTGCGCGCCCAGGAGGGAAGCCTCTCGGAGCTCGACGAGCACACCGTCGCGTACCACTTCCACGAGCCGCTGGGCGTGGTGGCGCAGATCATTCCCTGGAACTTCCCGCTGCTGATGGCGGCGTGGAAGCTGGCCCCTGCCCTGGCCGCCGGCAACTGCGTGGTGCTCAAGCCCGCCGAGCAGACGCCCGTCACCATCCTCAAGTTCGCGGAGCTGGTGGGCGACCTGCTTCCCCCCGGCGTGCTGAACATCGTCAACGGCTTCGGCATCGAGGCCGGCAAGCCGCTGGCCAGCAACAAGCGCATCGCCAAGGTGGCCTTCACCGGTGAGACGACCACGGGCCGCCTCATCATGCAGTACGCCTCGGAGAACCTCATCCCCGTGACGCTGGAGCTGGGCGGCAAGTCGCCCAACATCTTCTTCGCGGACGTGTTCTCGCAGAACGACGAGTTCGCGCAGAAGGCGCTCGAGGGCTTCGCCATGTTCGCCCTCAACCAGGGCGAGGTGTGCACCTGCCCCTCGCGCGCCCTCGTGCAGGAGCGCTTCTACGAGGAGTTCATGCAGAAGGCCATCGAGCGCACCAGGCGGATCGTCCAGGGCAACCCGCTCGACACGGCGACGATGATCGGCGCGCAGGCGTCGAACGACCAGCTGGAGAAGATCCTCTCGTACATCGACATCGGCAAGCAGGAGGGCGCGAAGGTGCTCACCGGTGGCCGGAGGGCGAGCCTGTCCGGGGCGCTGGCGGAGGGCTACTACGTGGAGCCCACCATCTTCGAGGGCCACAACAAGATGCGCATCTTCCAGGAGGAGATCTTCGGACCGGTGGTGTCGGTGACGAAGTTCAAGGACGCGGAGGACGCGCTGGCGATGGCGAACGAGACGCTCTACGGCCTGGGGGCGGGCGTGTGGTCGCGAGACACGCACACGGCGTACCGCATGGGCCGAGGCATCCAGGCGGGCCGCGTGTGGGTGAACTGCTACCACCTGTACCCGGCGCACGCGGCGTTCGGCGGCTACAAGCAGTCGGGCATCGGCCGCGAGACGCACAAGATGATGCTGTCGCACTACCAGCAGACGAAGAACATGCTGGTGAGCTACGACCCGAAGCCGATGGGCTTCTTCTAG
- a CDS encoding ABA4-like family protein, protein MDGELILKILNVPVLLGWLAMAVAPRALVTRWVLESDAIPLVIGAVYLALVAPHLPGLLGQFDTLEHIGAALQRPGMLLAGWIHYLAFDFLVGRVVLADSQRRGIPHLLVVPCLFLTFMLGPTGYLAYAAVRLVTRRFMPAVAPLPVSSASVATEGVR, encoded by the coding sequence ATGGACGGCGAGCTGATACTGAAGATCCTGAACGTGCCGGTGCTGCTGGGCTGGCTGGCGATGGCGGTGGCGCCCCGGGCGCTCGTGACGCGGTGGGTGCTGGAGAGCGACGCCATCCCGCTGGTGATCGGCGCCGTCTACCTGGCGCTGGTGGCGCCGCACCTGCCGGGCCTGCTCGGTCAGTTCGACACGCTGGAGCACATCGGGGCCGCGCTCCAGCGTCCCGGCATGCTGCTCGCGGGGTGGATCCACTACCTGGCGTTCGACTTCCTGGTGGGCCGGGTGGTGCTGGCCGATTCCCAACGCCGCGGCATCCCCCACCTGCTCGTCGTGCCCTGCCTCTTCCTGACGTTCATGCTCGGCCCCACGGGCTACCTCGCCTACGCGGCCGTCCGCCTCGTCACCCGGCGCTTCATGCCGGCTGTCGCCCCGCTTCCCGTGTCCTCCGCTTCCGTCGCCACCGAAGGAGTCCGCTGA
- a CDS encoding SDR family oxidoreductase encodes MERVTAVVGATGLLGGAICERLRASDLAVRALVRPTSAPDRVERLGAAGVELRRGDLKDRSSLDEFCQGARAVISTATSTASRQAGDSIQSVDLDGQLALVEAARRAGVEHFVFVSFAPMEVDFPLQRAKRAVEQALMRSGIPRYTLLQPTYFTEVWLSPGLGFDFLNAHARLLGRGLGRLNWISFEDVARFAAAALENPRAWNAVLQLGGEEALGQLDVVRLFQERSGRHWTLESVPEQVLRERFEGATDPLQRSLAALMLHVALGGPINPGPAMEALALRPSRVHDYVERVLAGQRGSLVEERP; translated from the coding sequence ATGGAGCGCGTCACGGCCGTCGTAGGTGCCACGGGGCTGCTGGGAGGAGCGATCTGCGAGCGCCTGCGGGCATCGGACCTGGCGGTGAGGGCCCTGGTCCGGCCGACCTCGGCGCCGGACCGGGTCGAGCGCCTCGGAGCGGCGGGAGTGGAGTTGCGGCGGGGGGACTTGAAGGACCGGTCCTCGCTCGATGAGTTCTGTCAGGGGGCCCGGGCGGTCATCTCGACGGCTACCTCCACGGCCTCGAGACAGGCGGGAGACTCGATTCAATCGGTGGATCTGGACGGACAGCTGGCCCTCGTGGAAGCCGCGAGGCGCGCGGGAGTGGAGCATTTCGTCTTCGTCTCTTTCGCGCCCATGGAGGTGGACTTCCCCCTCCAGCGGGCCAAGCGCGCGGTGGAGCAGGCGCTGATGCGGAGCGGGATTCCTCGCTACACCCTCCTCCAGCCCACCTATTTCACCGAGGTCTGGTTGAGCCCTGGCCTGGGTTTCGATTTCCTGAATGCCCATGCGCGCCTCCTCGGGAGGGGGCTCGGCAGGCTGAACTGGATCTCCTTCGAGGATGTGGCGCGTTTCGCCGCCGCCGCGCTGGAGAATCCGCGAGCCTGGAACGCGGTCCTCCAACTCGGGGGGGAGGAGGCACTCGGCCAGCTCGACGTGGTCCGTCTCTTCCAGGAGCGGAGTGGACGCCACTGGACGCTGGAGTCTGTCCCCGAGCAGGTGCTTCGCGAGCGGTTCGAGGGGGCCACCGACCCGCTCCAGCGCTCCCTGGCGGCGCTGATGCTCCACGTCGCGCTCGGCGGCCCGATCAACCCGGGACCCGCCATGGAGGCCCTGGCACTACGCCCCAGCCGGGTCCACGACTACGTGGAGCGCGTGCTGGCCGGACAGCGGGGGTCCCTCGTCGAGGAGAGGCCCTGA
- a CDS encoding YcaO-like family protein encodes MRSPAHKSHLMGTHRLIPPEETLRRVCPLMRDMGITRIANLTGLDWIGLPVVAVYRPNARSLSASQGKGMDLAAARASGLMEAVESHHAEHVDLPLRRASYDELRASHPVVEVDALPRLSVNAFHPAMRLLWVEGRDLRDGSPLWLPFELVHTDFTLPLPEGSGAFLMSSNGLASGNHPLEAISHGLCEVVERDATTLWHLRSEESQHPTRLDPGTVDDPVCLQVLERFERAGMEVAVWETTTDVGLASFFCLLAERSPEPLRFRAPTTGAGCHPAREIALLRALTEAAQVRLTLISGARDDMGVTRCYDAFRDPAVWRHQVERMRREPPVRSFQDVPTFAGRSFEEDVAWELERLAAVGLHQVVVVDLSRPEFRIPVVRVVVPGLEALHDAPGYVPGRRGREVLKERCQ; translated from the coding sequence ATGCGGTCGCCAGCTCACAAGTCCCATCTCATGGGGACGCACCGGCTGATTCCTCCCGAGGAGACGCTCCGGAGGGTGTGTCCCCTCATGCGGGACATGGGCATCACGCGCATCGCCAATCTCACCGGCCTGGATTGGATAGGTCTTCCGGTCGTGGCGGTGTACCGGCCCAACGCGCGCTCGCTGTCGGCGTCGCAGGGCAAGGGGATGGACCTGGCCGCGGCGCGAGCCTCCGGATTGATGGAGGCGGTGGAGTCCCATCACGCCGAGCACGTCGACCTGCCGCTGCGGCGCGCCAGCTACGACGAGCTGCGGGCGAGCCATCCGGTGGTGGAGGTGGACGCGCTTCCGCGCCTGTCGGTCAACGCCTTCCACCCGGCGATGCGGCTGTTATGGGTCGAGGGGCGTGACCTTCGGGACGGCTCGCCCCTGTGGTTGCCTTTCGAGTTGGTCCACACGGACTTCACCCTCCCGCTGCCCGAGGGCAGTGGCGCGTTCCTCATGAGCTCGAATGGACTGGCCTCCGGAAACCATCCGCTGGAGGCCATCAGCCACGGCCTCTGTGAGGTGGTGGAGCGGGATGCCACCACGCTGTGGCACCTGCGGAGCGAGGAGTCGCAACACCCGACGCGATTGGACCCGGGCACGGTGGATGACCCGGTCTGCCTCCAGGTGCTGGAGCGCTTCGAGCGGGCCGGGATGGAGGTGGCCGTCTGGGAGACGACCACCGACGTGGGGCTGGCTTCCTTCTTCTGTCTGCTCGCCGAGCGCTCGCCGGAGCCGCTCCGGTTCCGTGCACCCACGACGGGGGCGGGCTGTCATCCGGCTCGGGAGATCGCCCTGCTGCGCGCGCTCACCGAGGCGGCCCAGGTGCGGCTCACGCTCATTTCCGGTGCTCGCGACGACATGGGGGTCACCCGCTGTTACGACGCCTTCCGGGACCCGGCCGTCTGGCGCCATCAGGTGGAGCGGATGCGCCGGGAGCCGCCGGTCCGGTCCTTCCAGGACGTCCCCACCTTCGCGGGGCGCTCCTTCGAGGAGGACGTGGCGTGGGAGTTGGAGCGGCTGGCGGCGGTGGGGCTGCACCAGGTGGTGGTGGTGGACCTGTCCCGGCCCGAGTTCCGCATCCCCGTGGTGCGGGTGGTGGTGCCCGGTCTGGAGGCGCTCCACGACGCGCCCGGCTACGTCCCGGGTCGCCGGGGCCGCGAGGTGCTGAAGGAGCGCTGCCAATGA
- a CDS encoding TfuA-like protein — protein MIYVFVGPTLPEREGRRELEAVFLPPAAQGDVYRAALERPAAIGLIDGYFDGVPSVWHKEILWAMAEGIPVFGSASMGALRAAELASFGMEGVGAIFEAFQSGALTDDDEVAIAHAPAEDGFRPLSEALVNIRATLARAEREGVVDAPVRGALEQLAKELYYPERGWPALLGRAEDEGLPPEPLRRLREWLPRGGVDQKRADALAMLRRMREYLAARPGPKRVSYTLAQTDAWAEARRCAGRLETGRREESEPLPREALLEELRVGGLLPRVRAGALARALALEEARQRGGEIELSAVRRVCEAFRREKGLGELRRFEQWLVAQRISEPLRFFRDEAWVRQTEMLHATEVERCLPDHLRSLGIYGPLLDRACHKARMLSRSGLEHPGLEEAGLDEAALWRWYFVERLGRPVPSQLSLYARGAGFGGEDELRRAVLREHCFLRLEQELAERVGEE, from the coding sequence ATGATCTACGTCTTCGTGGGGCCCACGCTGCCCGAGCGGGAGGGGAGGCGCGAGCTGGAGGCCGTGTTCCTTCCGCCCGCGGCCCAGGGGGATGTCTACCGGGCCGCGCTCGAGAGGCCAGCGGCCATCGGTCTCATCGACGGCTATTTCGATGGTGTCCCCTCCGTCTGGCACAAGGAGATCCTCTGGGCCATGGCCGAGGGCATCCCGGTCTTCGGAAGCGCGAGCATGGGGGCGCTGCGAGCAGCGGAGCTGGCCTCGTTCGGCATGGAGGGCGTGGGGGCCATCTTCGAGGCCTTCCAGAGCGGTGCGCTGACGGATGACGACGAGGTGGCCATCGCGCATGCGCCCGCCGAGGATGGCTTCCGCCCGCTGTCGGAGGCCCTGGTCAACATCCGGGCCACCCTGGCGCGCGCCGAGCGCGAAGGCGTGGTGGACGCGCCGGTGCGCGGAGCCCTGGAGCAGCTCGCCAAGGAGCTCTACTACCCGGAGCGGGGCTGGCCGGCCCTGCTCGGGCGGGCCGAGGACGAGGGCTTGCCACCCGAGCCCCTGCGGCGGCTGCGGGAGTGGCTGCCACGGGGCGGGGTCGACCAGAAGCGCGCGGACGCACTGGCCATGCTCCGCCGGATGCGCGAGTACCTGGCGGCCCGACCCGGACCCAAGCGGGTTTCGTACACGCTCGCCCAGACCGATGCGTGGGCGGAAGCCCGCAGGTGTGCCGGGCGGCTCGAGACGGGTCGCCGGGAGGAGAGCGAGCCGCTCCCACGGGAGGCGTTGCTCGAGGAGCTGCGGGTCGGCGGCCTTCTTCCCCGGGTGCGGGCCGGAGCCCTGGCGCGTGCCCTGGCCCTGGAGGAGGCCCGGCAGCGGGGCGGTGAGATCGAGCTGTCGGCGGTGCGGCGGGTCTGTGAGGCATTCCGTCGCGAGAAGGGACTGGGGGAGCTGCGTCGATTCGAGCAGTGGCTGGTGGCGCAGCGCATCTCCGAACCGTTGAGATTCTTCCGGGATGAGGCGTGGGTACGCCAGACGGAGATGCTGCACGCCACGGAGGTGGAGCGGTGCCTGCCGGATCACCTGCGCTCGCTCGGCATCTACGGGCCGCTGCTGGACCGTGCCTGCCACAAGGCGCGGATGCTCTCCCGCTCCGGTCTGGAGCACCCCGGGCTCGAGGAGGCCGGGCTCGACGAGGCGGCACTGTGGCGCTGGTACTTCGTCGAGCGGCTGGGACGGCCCGTCCCCTCCCAGCTCTCGCTGTACGCACGCGGCGCGGGTTTTGGTGGCGAGGACGAGCTCCGGCGCGCGGTGCTGCGGGAGCATTGCTTCCTGCGCCTGGAGCAGGAACTCGCCGAGCGGGTGGGCGAGGAGTGA